The following are from one region of the Actinoplanes sp. L3-i22 genome:
- a CDS encoding LamG-like jellyroll fold domain-containing protein, which yields MVFGLSVAVPAQVVQPGGSFPLGWFTDLFALRKALAAVTGLPVQEHGDAGHGGYGSASASAANGGHGSVQKKVKGGLDGYQPHRGDGSTRTTRGHDGYVDETSKRQASKSKAGMDQFANADGSTTQVLTAGKENYQAADGTWQPIDPTLVTSGDRWSMKANSLKVTLGAATATPVRKQGARAAMVEPSDAASATPTATATSTAPTAPSSDPVTADPSASASDPAAPATETPATETPAAGPLVSMTLPSDDSVGYDLRGASTVVPTVTDNLATYAQILPGTNLELQTFANGVKETLVLDSPDAENEWVFPLHLDGLTPRMTADGSVDLVDADGKVQASFPHGSMQDSKFNPESGDMAHSSAVTMSLTEVAGEPALKVVADRAWLDDPARVYPVRVDPTVTTGDNDDVYVDNDTSTGPSDQNGDNLPVGTWDATATTKTRSFLHFAGASTPATGQRVTSASLKLYLTWQYSCSENRPFSVYAATQSWDVNTLKSANWPGPTVSASALGSLTVADPGAACTNTASNRSVGTWVTVTLNPATFNTWTSGSPNYGLALVASETDKVAWKRFTSGTYSSGAYKPQLSLTYTPNVLPQVDTRYPTDNTVVETLTPQLATRAHDPDAYPNKGLTYTYTVYDTAANVVATSGALTSSSWQVPAGKLAWNGSYYYTVKVGDTVGTSVESNAFVFTTPVPQPRVTSDLAQNPGAGFDPNNGNYTTSASDAQVAGIGPSLEISRSYNSVDTRRTGAFGQGWSSILDVKATERSDASGAVQTVVITYPNGSEVAFGRNADGTFTAASGRYAILTQNGTTGYTLTDKDATQYVFSGAAGSKVFPIAKIIDANGRQLIFGYDGNGRVSTMTNASGRKLTMTWSTPVSGTDASHVATVATEAPTTGGTGYTWTYGYATGDQLTSVCPPGTTTACTTYTWGNTNNQHANAVLNLNPYSYWRLNDAAGVSAASSVLTNAGVDNGTYKNVTLGGAPSLTGSGASTAAFNGTSSYVQLPGKLVADGSYQSVSMWFKTTKASGVLFSYSSDAITAGTSARNYTPALYVDKNGYLRGEFWQGGIAPMKSTATVTDGTWHHAVLAGAGNTQTLYLDGKAQGTPLAGTIALYQGAGSAYEYVGAGYVGGSWPDNQNYGVSPAPAAYFNGSIADVAFYAKALTGADVDLLNSVAKTPSSTIQTITSPAGRVQAQVAVSNVTGQVTSVTDENGGLWKLGTPTVSGSSDIYAASVLGGKPTNYWRLGDTNADTTDAVNEVAGDTATYSAVTLGGTGPFADSTAATFNGTTSNIALPGTVAPAGASSAGVWFNTTSSTGGVLLGAQAGAIGDTTAPGLPWLWTTSDGRLRGLSPSATPTGPLHSATDAKCIDIAAGATADGTKAEIYDCNAAVSQNFTLPAGGTGPVKVLGKCLEVKGALAANGTVVQLATCSGGVGQVWQQSGATLKNPNSGKCLDSASGATTNHTQMQIYTCNSAVSQNWNQSLSSATAVNDGKWHSAVLTSSGTAQTLYLDGVAQSTTKGTMALDPGNQPNAYLGAGYTGTSLSGLRGLNTVRYTGKLAEAAFYPSELSADQVAAQFEASKQTVAVAVTTVDTTVKTITMPVKNVTVTDPGGKTIAYAYDLINNRQIAETDALGKITKYGYDTGGFDSLVYDPNGVRTQTVQDARGNTVQQVTCQDQSANKCSSTYYEYYLNAASPVDPRNDLMTASRDARTPADKTAANYNAYKTTYDYDAKGNPLVTTDPLGGTTSTLFTDGTTVKAFGSTTTFAPPGLPYRIVNAGGGVQQIFYTANGDVAEAISPAGEVSDYTYDNLGRKLAEKVTTSTFAQGRTTSFTYDAQSRVLTETDPTITNRVTSATHTAVTTNVYDADGNMTSQTISDSTGGDVARTQTVTFNSLGQKQSQTDALTKTTSFTYNPYGQVTSETDSDGGVTTFDVDAEGNVLSETMHGWTGDPNHPTAATDLPIVSNIYDPAGRLISRTDAVGRTTAYTYTDNGLTATVTISQGSDAYLQEKNEYDDDGNLITQWTNNGVTKTQFKYDNAGRQYQTIVDPDGVNRVTTNDLDAIGNVVNTVQNVGTGSALNATRYRYDREGRITAQTAYNASPDTTPVARWKMNQTSGTTVADSSGNNPLTATNITWTNDTTRGQVATFNGTTSTIKGDEAPVDTTQPYTLSAMVKLTSKGADSQIVALQGKLSTLPLSVSYAKTADRWHVGLAAEKTDGTIASAGGDGTSSPTLGSWTHLAVSVNPQAKTVVLYVNGTAEATLTSSQTLNAPASSILIGQPTSGTGFTGSIADVQAYQSSLSTTQVAAITSGTAPAASATVSRTSATLDESGLAVRTKDPLGNLTDVSYDEGERPTVTTGPAVTNELFGKLPTPARPVTWAGYDTFGDQTESLDANQNKSWTFYDRAGNVLETHGAKYVTPDGVTTINPMSKTDYDTLGQPTKSTDELGNETTYTYDQLGRLAKTVTPNGGETTATYDNVGEPLTVTGPTGAVSSTFYDYLGRTITSTQAVRQTGQTLITENKYNTAGLLESTKSPAGVTESYTYNNAGDQLTVKDGAGQITKTDYDGLGRPTGVEQPDGAYQSTSYDMLGRATATAAYTTRTSTPALTSSAQTYDAAGNVLTSTDGRKTVTSFTYDATGLVLGEHQPTTVADTQGTAVDTSFGYDLLGNRTRFTDGRKNAFWTTYNTWNLPEKTIEPATSQYPAETDRSYTTTYDAAGQTVKRTSPGGIAQTYTYDNMGELTSQSGTGAEAATSARTFGYDLGGRVTKFSSPTGDNTVDYDDRGLPTAVTGPSGNSSFTYTDDGLMSSRADAAGTTNYAYDQADRLFTLKNTTAGTDLTYTYDQTSAVSQITYGGTANRRIFTYDGLHRTTADELKTSGGTSLAKIAYGWDENSNETSKTTTNFGSTTATTTNTYTYDRADRLTSWGDGNTTIGYTYDLSGNRTGNGSTTYTYDERNRLTTDNTGVSYGYTPRGTLKNVVGPNNAYTTTADAFDQTITQTYNGGTETYGYDALGRALQTGFSYTGTSNDLAKDDSGATYVRDPGSDLVGAASAGNTRLVWTDLHDDVVGQFTTAGTTLAGKTIYDPLGTVKTSTGMVGNLGYQSEYTETTTGRVNMAARWYNTGTGQFDNRDTVANNPAPDSIDANRYQYASANPMMNTDPTGHMSLGGLFNKAKSVASSAYHAVGSYTAQAYSAAYSYGSYAYHSAAATYYSAKAKVYSAVATVARHTGMKGLAKKAEQGRKRATQKKRAQQHRAYKAHQEAKRKGAALKQRAARAVVKAVKIVGDAAKKSVKYVKEHKKQIIAVVAVVATVALAFTPLGPVGAMAAGIAINMLKDAASGDIHNLSDLGNSFASAAISGAIGLATGGLGGAIGGKVAGYAAGKLGANLFGKAISGGIAGGVGGGVADAAEQVATTGHVNWSQTAQAASTGALVGAVVGGRSGGNRSCPKSDNHSFAPSTQVLMADGSKKKIGDVKLGDQVVATDPKSGKTENKSVSVLHHHQDTDLVDITVQDGKTAKAAVVHTTVKHPFWNATDSKWDEAQDLKVGDELRDADGVSTQTVAAVTIWTGLNWMDDLTVNDLHTYYVLVGNEPVLVHNCGGSVTGHSGTCGCGTGGQVRWGNGTFGKSNGGGQVGEDDEINAWDHLELDGANVVRKETQVRSPAFKKTRKYDGLVEIEGQWLGIETKGATGKRNPHQQAFDDWLNEPGNTVTTKDGKTIVGTFDVWIDRK from the coding sequence GTGGTCTTCGGACTGTCAGTAGCTGTTCCGGCCCAGGTGGTGCAGCCCGGCGGTAGTTTCCCGCTGGGTTGGTTCACGGATCTGTTCGCCCTGCGTAAGGCGCTTGCGGCGGTCACTGGGCTGCCGGTGCAGGAGCACGGTGACGCGGGACACGGCGGCTACGGCTCGGCGTCGGCGTCGGCCGCCAACGGTGGTCACGGCTCGGTGCAGAAGAAGGTCAAGGGCGGCCTTGACGGCTATCAGCCGCACCGGGGCGACGGGTCGACCAGGACCACCCGCGGCCATGACGGCTACGTCGATGAGACGAGCAAGCGGCAGGCCAGCAAATCCAAGGCGGGTATGGACCAGTTCGCGAACGCGGACGGTTCGACGACGCAGGTATTGACCGCGGGCAAGGAGAACTACCAAGCCGCTGACGGGACTTGGCAGCCGATCGACCCGACGCTGGTCACCTCCGGTGACCGCTGGTCGATGAAAGCGAACTCGCTGAAGGTCACCCTCGGTGCGGCCACCGCCACGCCGGTCCGCAAGCAAGGCGCCCGCGCCGCGATGGTCGAGCCCTCCGATGCGGCCTCCGCGACGCCGACCGCGACGGCCACCTCCACGGCGCCCACGGCGCCCAGTTCGGACCCGGTGACGGCGGATCCCTCCGCCTCGGCATCGGATCCGGCGGCGCCGGCCACCGAAACGCCGGCCACCGAAACGCCGGCGGCCGGCCCGCTGGTGTCGATGACTCTGCCCTCCGACGACTCGGTCGGTTACGACCTGCGCGGCGCGTCCACGGTCGTGCCCACGGTGACCGACAACCTCGCGACGTATGCGCAGATCCTGCCGGGTACCAACCTCGAGTTGCAGACCTTCGCCAACGGCGTCAAGGAGACCCTGGTCCTTGACTCCCCGGACGCGGAGAACGAATGGGTGTTCCCGCTGCACCTGGACGGGCTGACCCCGCGGATGACCGCGGATGGCTCGGTCGACCTGGTCGATGCGGACGGCAAGGTTCAGGCGTCGTTCCCGCACGGCTCGATGCAGGACTCGAAGTTCAACCCGGAGAGCGGCGACATGGCCCACTCCTCGGCCGTGACGATGTCACTGACCGAGGTCGCCGGCGAGCCCGCGCTGAAGGTCGTCGCGGACCGGGCGTGGCTCGACGACCCCGCCCGCGTGTATCCGGTTCGGGTCGACCCGACCGTGACCACAGGTGACAACGACGACGTGTACGTCGACAACGACACGAGCACCGGCCCGTCCGACCAGAACGGCGACAACCTGCCGGTCGGCACCTGGGACGCCACCGCCACCACCAAGACCCGCTCCTTCCTGCACTTCGCCGGCGCGAGCACCCCGGCCACCGGCCAGCGAGTCACCTCAGCGTCGCTGAAGTTGTACCTGACCTGGCAGTACTCCTGCTCCGAGAACCGTCCCTTCAGCGTTTACGCGGCCACGCAGTCGTGGGACGTGAACACGCTGAAGTCGGCGAATTGGCCGGGCCCCACCGTGAGCGCGTCGGCGCTGGGTTCGCTGACCGTGGCCGATCCTGGTGCTGCCTGCACCAATACCGCCAGCAACCGCAGCGTCGGCACATGGGTGACCGTGACGCTGAACCCGGCGACGTTCAACACGTGGACGTCGGGCAGCCCGAACTACGGTCTGGCGCTGGTGGCGTCCGAGACCGACAAGGTCGCGTGGAAGCGGTTCACGTCGGGGACCTATTCCTCCGGCGCGTACAAGCCGCAGTTGTCGCTGACCTACACCCCGAACGTGCTGCCTCAGGTCGACACCCGTTACCCGACGGACAACACCGTCGTGGAGACGCTGACGCCGCAGCTGGCCACCCGCGCGCACGACCCGGACGCGTACCCGAACAAGGGCCTGACCTACACGTACACGGTCTATGACACCGCGGCCAATGTCGTGGCCACCTCCGGTGCCCTGACCTCCAGCAGTTGGCAGGTCCCGGCCGGCAAGCTGGCCTGGAACGGCAGCTACTACTACACCGTCAAGGTCGGGGACACCGTCGGAACCTCCGTGGAGTCCAACGCGTTCGTGTTCACCACGCCGGTGCCGCAGCCACGCGTGACCTCAGATTTGGCGCAGAACCCGGGCGCCGGCTTCGACCCGAACAACGGCAACTACACCACTTCGGCCAGCGACGCCCAGGTCGCCGGGATCGGTCCGTCGCTGGAGATCTCCCGCAGCTACAACAGCGTCGACACCCGCCGGACCGGCGCGTTCGGCCAGGGCTGGTCCAGCATCCTGGACGTCAAAGCCACCGAACGCTCCGACGCCAGCGGTGCCGTGCAGACCGTCGTGATCACCTACCCGAACGGCTCTGAGGTCGCGTTCGGCCGCAACGCCGACGGCACGTTCACCGCTGCGTCGGGCCGTTACGCGATCCTGACCCAGAACGGGACGACCGGCTACACACTGACCGACAAGGACGCCACGCAGTACGTGTTCAGCGGCGCCGCGGGCAGCAAGGTCTTCCCGATCGCGAAGATCATCGACGCTAACGGGCGGCAACTGATCTTCGGCTACGACGGCAACGGTCGCGTCTCCACGATGACCAATGCGTCGGGCCGCAAGCTGACCATGACCTGGAGCACCCCGGTCTCCGGCACCGATGCCTCGCATGTCGCCACCGTCGCCACCGAGGCCCCCACCACCGGGGGCACCGGCTACACCTGGACCTACGGCTACGCCACCGGCGACCAGCTGACCAGTGTCTGCCCGCCCGGCACGACCACCGCCTGCACCACCTACACCTGGGGTAACACCAACAACCAGCACGCCAACGCGGTGCTGAACCTCAACCCGTATTCCTACTGGCGGCTCAACGACGCCGCGGGCGTCTCCGCCGCCAGCAGCGTGCTTACCAACGCCGGCGTCGACAACGGCACCTACAAGAACGTCACGCTCGGCGGTGCCCCGTCACTGACCGGCTCCGGGGCGAGCACCGCTGCCTTCAACGGCACCTCGTCGTACGTGCAGCTGCCCGGCAAACTGGTCGCTGACGGCTCGTACCAGTCGGTCAGCATGTGGTTCAAGACCACCAAGGCCAGCGGTGTGCTGTTCAGCTACAGCAGCGACGCGATCACCGCGGGAACCAGCGCCCGTAACTACACGCCGGCGTTGTACGTCGACAAGAACGGCTACCTGCGCGGCGAGTTCTGGCAGGGCGGCATCGCGCCGATGAAGTCGACGGCGACCGTGACCGACGGGACCTGGCATCACGCCGTGCTCGCCGGCGCCGGCAACACCCAGACCCTGTACCTGGACGGCAAGGCCCAGGGCACCCCGCTGGCAGGCACGATCGCGCTCTACCAGGGTGCCGGCTCCGCCTATGAGTACGTCGGTGCAGGCTATGTCGGTGGCAGCTGGCCGGACAACCAGAACTATGGTGTCTCGCCGGCCCCGGCGGCCTACTTCAACGGCTCGATCGCCGACGTCGCCTTCTACGCCAAGGCACTGACCGGCGCCGACGTCGACCTGCTCAACAGTGTCGCGAAGACGCCGAGCTCGACGATCCAGACGATCACTTCTCCGGCCGGCCGGGTCCAGGCACAGGTCGCGGTCAGCAACGTCACCGGCCAGGTCACCTCGGTGACTGATGAGAACGGCGGCCTCTGGAAGCTGGGCACGCCGACCGTCAGCGGCAGCAGCGACATCTATGCCGCCTCCGTGCTCGGCGGCAAGCCCACCAACTACTGGCGCCTCGGCGACACCAACGCCGACACCACCGACGCGGTCAACGAGGTAGCCGGCGACACCGCCACCTACAGCGCCGTGACGCTCGGCGGTACCGGCCCGTTCGCTGACTCCACCGCCGCCACCTTCAACGGCACCACTTCCAACATCGCGCTGCCCGGCACGGTGGCCCCCGCCGGAGCCTCCTCCGCTGGTGTCTGGTTCAACACCACCAGCAGCACCGGTGGTGTCCTGCTCGGTGCTCAGGCCGGCGCGATCGGCGATACCACCGCCCCCGGCTTGCCCTGGCTGTGGACCACCTCCGACGGAAGGCTCCGCGGGCTGTCCCCGTCGGCCACTCCCACCGGCCCGCTGCATTCCGCGACCGACGCGAAGTGCATCGACATCGCCGCCGGCGCCACCGCGGACGGCACCAAAGCCGAGATCTACGACTGCAACGCCGCCGTGTCGCAGAACTTCACGCTGCCTGCCGGCGGCACCGGGCCGGTCAAGGTCCTGGGCAAGTGCCTGGAGGTCAAGGGCGCTCTGGCGGCCAACGGCACGGTGGTCCAGCTCGCCACCTGCAGCGGCGGAGTCGGCCAGGTGTGGCAGCAGTCCGGCGCCACCTTGAAGAACCCGAACTCCGGCAAGTGCCTCGACTCGGCCAGCGGCGCCACCACCAACCACACCCAGATGCAGATCTACACCTGCAACAGCGCCGTCTCGCAGAACTGGAACCAGTCGCTGTCGTCCGCGACGGCGGTCAACGACGGCAAGTGGCACAGCGCCGTGCTGACCTCGTCGGGCACCGCCCAGACGCTCTACCTCGACGGCGTCGCGCAGAGCACGACCAAGGGCACGATGGCGCTCGACCCGGGTAACCAGCCGAACGCCTACCTCGGCGCCGGCTACACCGGCACGAGCCTGTCCGGCCTGCGTGGCCTGAACACCGTGCGCTACACCGGCAAACTCGCCGAAGCGGCCTTCTACCCCAGCGAACTGTCCGCCGACCAGGTGGCCGCCCAGTTCGAGGCCAGCAAGCAGACCGTCGCGGTCGCGGTCACCACCGTGGACACCACGGTCAAAACGATCACCATGCCGGTGAAGAACGTGACCGTCACCGACCCCGGCGGCAAGACCATCGCCTACGCCTACGACCTGATCAACAACCGGCAGATCGCCGAGACCGACGCGCTGGGCAAGATCACCAAGTACGGCTACGACACCGGGGGCTTCGACAGCCTCGTCTACGACCCGAACGGGGTGCGCACCCAGACCGTCCAGGACGCCCGCGGCAACACCGTCCAGCAGGTCACCTGCCAGGACCAGTCGGCCAACAAGTGCTCGAGCACCTACTACGAGTACTACCTGAACGCGGCGAGCCCGGTCGACCCGCGAAACGACCTGATGACGGCCAGCCGTGACGCTCGCACGCCGGCGGACAAGACGGCCGCGAACTACAACGCCTACAAGACCACCTACGACTACGACGCCAAGGGCAACCCGCTGGTCACCACCGATCCGCTCGGTGGCACCACCAGCACCCTGTTCACCGACGGAACCACCGTCAAAGCGTTCGGCTCCACCACAACCTTCGCCCCGCCGGGGCTGCCCTACCGCATCGTCAACGCCGGCGGCGGCGTCCAGCAGATCTTCTACACCGCCAACGGTGACGTGGCCGAAGCCATCTCCCCGGCCGGCGAGGTGAGTGACTACACCTACGACAACCTCGGCCGCAAACTCGCGGAAAAGGTCACCACCAGCACCTTCGCGCAGGGCCGCACCACGTCGTTCACCTACGACGCGCAAAGCCGGGTGCTCACCGAGACCGATCCGACGATCACGAACCGGGTCACCAGCGCCACGCACACCGCGGTCACCACCAACGTCTACGACGCCGACGGCAACATGACGTCGCAAACGATCTCCGACAGCACCGGCGGCGATGTAGCCCGCACCCAGACCGTCACGTTCAACAGCCTCGGGCAGAAGCAGTCGCAGACCGACGCGCTCACCAAGACGACCAGCTTCACCTACAACCCCTACGGCCAGGTCACCTCGGAGACCGACTCCGACGGCGGCGTCACGACCTTCGACGTCGACGCCGAAGGCAACGTGCTGTCCGAGACGATGCACGGCTGGACCGGCGACCCGAACCACCCGACCGCCGCCACCGACCTGCCCATCGTGAGCAACATCTACGACCCGGCCGGCCGGCTGATCAGCCGCACCGACGCCGTGGGCCGCACGACCGCGTACACCTACACCGACAACGGGCTGACCGCGACCGTCACCATCTCCCAGGGCAGCGACGCGTACCTGCAGGAGAAGAACGAGTACGACGACGACGGCAACCTGATCACACAGTGGACCAACAACGGGGTCACCAAGACCCAGTTCAAGTACGACAACGCCGGCAGGCAGTACCAGACGATCGTCGACCCGGACGGGGTCAACCGGGTCACCACCAATGACCTCGACGCGATCGGCAACGTGGTCAACACGGTCCAGAACGTCGGCACCGGCAGCGCGCTCAACGCGACCCGCTACCGCTACGACCGCGAAGGCCGCATCACCGCGCAGACCGCGTACAACGCCAGCCCGGACACCACCCCGGTAGCCCGCTGGAAGATGAACCAGACCAGCGGCACCACCGTCGCCGACAGCTCCGGCAACAACCCACTGACCGCCACCAACATCACCTGGACCAACGACACCACCCGGGGCCAGGTCGCCACGTTCAACGGCACCACCTCGACGATCAAGGGCGACGAGGCGCCGGTCGACACCACCCAGCCGTACACCCTCTCGGCGATGGTCAAACTGACCAGCAAGGGCGCCGACAGCCAGATCGTCGCGCTGCAAGGCAAGCTGAGCACGCTCCCGCTGAGCGTCTCCTACGCGAAGACTGCTGACCGCTGGCACGTCGGGTTGGCCGCCGAGAAGACCGACGGCACCATCGCGTCGGCCGGCGGCGACGGCACCAGCTCGCCCACGCTCGGCTCCTGGACGCACCTTGCGGTCAGCGTCAACCCGCAGGCCAAGACGGTGGTGCTCTACGTCAACGGCACCGCCGAAGCCACCCTCACCAGCAGCCAGACGCTCAACGCCCCAGCATCGTCGATCCTGATCGGCCAGCCCACCAGCGGCACCGGTTTCACCGGCTCGATCGCCGACGTCCAGGCCTACCAAAGCTCCCTGAGCACCACCCAGGTCGCGGCGATCACCAGCGGCACCGCACCCGCTGCCTCCGCCACGGTCTCACGCACCAGCGCGACGCTGGACGAAAGCGGCCTGGCCGTACGAACCAAGGACCCGCTCGGCAACCTCACCGACGTCAGCTACGACGAAGGCGAACGGCCCACCGTCACCACCGGCCCCGCCGTCACCAACGAACTCTTCGGCAAGCTCCCGACGCCCGCACGGCCAGTCACCTGGGCCGGCTACGACACCTTCGGCGACCAGACCGAAAGCCTCGACGCCAACCAGAACAAGTCCTGGACGTTCTACGACCGAGCCGGCAACGTCCTGGAGACCCACGGCGCGAAATACGTCACGCCCGACGGCGTGACCACCATCAACCCGATGTCGAAGACCGACTACGACACGCTCGGCCAGCCGACCAAGTCAACCGACGAGCTCGGCAACGAGACCACCTACACCTACGACCAGCTCGGCCGGCTCGCCAAGACAGTGACACCCAACGGCGGCGAAACCACCGCCACCTACGACAACGTGGGCGAGCCGCTGACAGTCACAGGCCCGACCGGCGCGGTGTCCTCAACGTTCTACGACTACCTCGGCCGCACCATCACGTCGACGCAGGCGGTCCGGCAGACCGGCCAGACGCTGATCACCGAAAACAAGTACAACACCGCCGGCCTGCTCGAATCGACGAAGAGCCCGGCCGGCGTGACCGAGAGCTACACCTACAACAACGCCGGCGACCAGCTGACCGTCAAGGACGGCGCCGGCCAGATCACCAAGACCGACTACGACGGCCTCGGCCGCCCCACCGGCGTCGAACAACCCGACGGCGCATACCAGTCCACCAGCTACGACATGCTCGGCCGCGCGACCGCAACCGCCGCGTACACCACCAGGACCAGCACTCCCGCCCTGACCAGCAGCGCGCAGACCTACGACGCCGCCGGCAACGTGCTGACCAGCACCGACGGACGCAAGACGGTCACCTCGTTCACCTACGACGCAACCGGCCTGGTCCTGGGCGAACACCAGCCGACCACCGTCGCAGACACTCAGGGCACAGCGGTCGACACCTCCTTCGGCTACGACCTGCTCGGCAACCGGACCCGGTTCACCGACGGCCGCAAGAACGCGTTCTGGACCACGTACAACACCTGGAACCTGCCCGAGAAGACCATCGAGCCGGCCACCAGCCAGTACCCCGCCGAAACCGACCGCAGCTACACCACGACCTACGACGCGGCCGGCCAGACGGTCAAGCGCACCTCCCCGGGCGGGATCGCGCAGACCTACACCTACGACAACATGGGCGAGCTGACCAGCCAGTCCGGTACCGGCGCCGAAGCAGCGACCAGCGCCCGCACCTTCGGATACGACCTCGGTGGACGCGTCACGAAGTTCTCCTCACCCACCGGGGACAACACGGTCGACTACGACGACCGAGGCCTGCCGACCGCGGTCACCGGCCCGTCCGGTAACTCGTCCTTCACCTACACCGACGACGGCCTGATGTCCTCCCGCGCCGACGCCGCCGGCACGACGAACTACGCCTACGACCAAGCCGACCGGCTGTTCACGCTGAAGAACACGACCGCGGGCACGGACCTGACCTACACCTACGACCAGACGTCCGCGGTCAGCCAGATCACCTACGGCGGTACCGCCAACCGGCGAATCTTCACCTACGACGGCCTGCACCGCACCACTGCCGACGAGCTGAAGACCTCCGGCGGCACGTCTCTCGCGAAGATCGCGTACGGCTGGGACGAAAACAGCAACGAAACCTCGAAGACGACCACCAACTTCGGCAGCACCACCGCCACCACGACCAACACGTACACGTACGACCGCGCCGACCGGCTCACCTCCTGGGGCGACGGCAACACCACCATCGGCTACACCTACGACCTGTCCGGCAACCGAACCGGCAACGGCTCAACCACCTACACCTACGACGAACGCAACCGCCTGACCACCGACAACACGGGCGTCAGCTACGGCTACACCCCGCGCGGCACCCTCAAGAACGTGGTCGGCCCGAACAACGCCTACACCACCACCGCCGACGCCTTCGACCAGACGATCACCCAGACCTACAACGGCGGCACCGAAACCTACGGCTACGACGCCCTCGGCCGAGCCCTGCAAACCGGGTTCTCCTACACCGGCACCAGCAACGACCTGGCCAAGGACGACTCCGGCGCCACCTACGTCCGCGACCCCGGATCAGACCTGGTCGGCGCCGCCTCCGCCGGCAACACCCGCCTGGTCTGGACCGACCTGCACGACGACGTCGTCGGCCAGTTCACCACCGCCGGCACCACACTGGCCGGCAAGACGATCTACGACCCGCTCGGCACCGTGAAGACCAGCACCGGCATGGTCGGCAACCTCGGCTACCAATCCGAGTACACCGAGACCACCACCGGCCGGGTCAACATGGCCGCCCGCTGGTACAACACCGGCACCGGCCAGTTCGACAACCGCGACACCGTCGCCAACAACCCGGCCCCCGACTCCATCGACGCCAACCGGTACCAGTACGCCAGCGCGAACCCGATGATGAACACCGACCCCACCGGCCACATGAGCCTCGGGGGCCTGTTCAACAAAGCAAAGTCGGTGGCCTCGTCCGCCTATCACGCGGTGGGTTCCTACACCGCGCAGGCATACTCAGCTGCCTACAGCTACGGCTCGTACGCCTACCACTCCGCGGCCGCCACCTACTACTCGGCCAAGGCCAAGGTGTACAGCGCTGTCGCCACGGTAGCCCGGCACACCGGCATGAAAGGCCTGGCCAAGAAGGCCGAGCAAGGCCGCAAACGCGCCACACAAAAGAAGCGTGCGCAGCAGCATAGGGCGTATAAAGCTCACCAAGAAGCCAAACGAAAAGGCGCTGCGCTCAAGCAGCGGGCAGCCCGAGCAGTAGTCAAGGCCGTCAAAATCGTCGGCGACGCTGCCAAAAAGTCCGTAAAGTATGTTAAGGAGCACAAGAAGCAAATTATTGCTGTCGTTGCCGTAGTTGCGACTGTCGCTCTGGCGTTTACGCCGCTCGGGCCGGTTGGAGCCATGGCTGCTGGCATCGCGATCAATATGCTCAAGGACGCGGCCTCCGGCGACATCCACAATCTTTCCGATCTTGGTAATTCTTTCGCCAGCGCAGCCATCTCCGGTGCAATCGGCCTGGCAACTGGCGGCCTTGGCGGCGCGATCGGCGGCAAGGTGGCTGGCTACGCGGCCGGCAAGCTCGGCGCGAACTTGTTCGGCAAAGCTATCTCCGGCGGTATCGCCGGTGGAGTCGGCGGCGGAGTCGCAGACGCCGCCGAACAGGTGGCTACAACTGGCCACGTCAATTGGTCCCAGACTGCGCAGGCCGCCAGCACTGGCGCACTGGTCGGAGCCGTTGTTGGTGGAAGGAGTGGAGGAAACAGAAGTTGCCCGAAATCCGACAACCACAGCTTCGCCCCGTCGACTCAGGTTCTAATGGCGGACGGCAGCAAGAAGAAGATTGGTGACGTCAAGCTTGGTGATCAAGTTGTGGCGACTGATCCGAAGTCCGGGAAAACCGAGAATAAATCGGTAAGCGTCCTGCATCACCATCAAGATACCGACCTGGTCGACATAACGGTTCAGGATGGTAAAACGGCCAAGGCGGCTGTCGTCCATACGACTGTGAAGCACCCGTTCTGGAACGCCACTGACAGCAAATGGGATGAGGCTCAAGACCTGAAGGTGGGCGACGAACTTCGCGACGCTGACGGTGTGTCGACCCAGACCGTCGCCGCAGTCACGATCTGGACCGGCCTCAATTGGATGGACGACCTGACGGTCAACGACCTCCATACGTACTATGTCTTGGTTGGAAACGAGCCAGTTCTAGTCCACAACTGCGGCGGTTCAGTCACCGGGCATTCCGGGACGTGTGGTTGCGGTACTGGCGGTCAGGTCCGTTGGGGTAACGGCACATTTGGTAAAAGTAATGGCGGAGGGCAAGTCGGTGAGGATGACGAGATAAACGCATGGGATCACCTCGAGCTTGATGGCGCGAACGTTGTTCGGAAGGAAACCCAAGTTCGGTCGCCAGCTTTCAAGAAAACCCGGAAGTACGATGGTCTTGTCGAGATCGAAGGTCAGTGGCTCGGCATCGAAACTAAGGGCGCCACTGGCAAGCGCAACCCTCATCAGCAAGCATTCGATGACTGGCTGAACGAGCCTGGCAACACTGTCACTACTAAAGATGGAAAAACGATTGTAGGCACGTTCGACGTCTGGATTGACCGTAAATAG